One Halalkalicoccus sp. NIPERK01 genomic region harbors:
- a CDS encoding AIR synthase family protein, which translates to MIGKVDPERLERVFSRTGVPDDDVLVGPAYGEDAAAVRIGEQVLVVNTDPVSLAAERIGTIGVHVACNDVAASGGEPRWLTTTIFLPDADLFEPVVSQLDAAAREAGVAIVGGHTEYAPERDRPLLSLGCLGLADEYVPTGGARPGDVLILTKGAGIEGTAILATDFRDDAGLPEEMLDRGAALFSELGVLPEARVLREDASAMHDPTEGGVVDGALELAVASGVRVEIERERVPVREPTGALCAAMGVDPLRIFGSGALLAAMPEERAEKALAALDDGGIEAAAIGTVEDGDPALVIDGERITDPVRDDLYELWS; encoded by the coding sequence ATGATCGGGAAAGTCGACCCCGAACGGCTCGAACGCGTCTTCTCGCGGACGGGCGTGCCCGACGACGACGTCCTCGTCGGCCCGGCCTACGGCGAGGACGCCGCCGCGGTGCGGATCGGCGAGCAGGTGCTCGTCGTCAACACCGACCCCGTCTCGCTGGCCGCCGAACGCATCGGAACGATCGGCGTCCACGTCGCCTGCAACGACGTCGCCGCCTCGGGGGGCGAACCGCGGTGGCTCACGACGACGATATTCCTCCCGGACGCCGACCTGTTCGAGCCCGTCGTCTCCCAGCTCGACGCGGCCGCCCGCGAGGCCGGCGTGGCGATCGTCGGCGGCCACACCGAGTACGCCCCCGAGCGCGACCGGCCGCTCCTCTCGCTGGGCTGTCTCGGCCTCGCCGACGAGTACGTCCCCACGGGCGGCGCACGGCCGGGCGACGTGCTGATCCTGACGAAGGGCGCGGGGATCGAAGGCACCGCGATCCTCGCGACGGACTTCCGCGACGACGCGGGGCTTCCCGAGGAGATGCTCGACCGGGGTGCGGCGCTCTTCTCGGAGTTGGGCGTCCTCCCCGAGGCGAGGGTCCTCCGCGAGGACGCGAGCGCGATGCACGATCCCACCGAGGGCGGGGTGGTGGACGGCGCGCTCGAACTCGCGGTCGCCTCGGGCGTGCGCGTCGAGATCGAGCGCGAGCGGGTGCCGGTCCGCGAGCCCACGGGAGCGCTCTGTGCAGCGATGGGGGTCGATCCCCTGCGGATCTTCGGCTCCGGCGCGCTGCTCGCGGCGATGCCCGAAGAGCGAGCCGAGAAGGCGCTGGCCGCGCTCGACGACGGGGGAATCGAGGCGGCGGCCATCGGGACGGTCGAGGACGGCGATCCCGCCCTCGTCATCGACGGCGAGCGGATCACCGACCCCGTCCGCGACGACCTCTACGAGCTATGGAGCTAG
- a CDS encoding CrcB family protein, whose product MAPVRPTPLALVAAGGFLGAIARYGVALLAPGLAGTFAVNVTGSFALGYVFYTAATTDRISPRTRLLVATGFLSSYTTYSTFALQTVDAPLTWGALNVLGSYAVGFAAAVLGRRLALGGGR is encoded by the coding sequence ATGGCTCCGGTACGACCGACCCCGCTCGCGCTCGTCGCGGCCGGAGGATTCCTCGGCGCGATCGCACGCTACGGCGTGGCGCTGCTCGCGCCGGGGCTGGCGGGCACGTTCGCCGTCAACGTCACCGGGAGTTTCGCGCTGGGGTACGTCTTCTACACCGCCGCGACCACCGACCGGATCTCGCCGCGGACGCGGTTGCTCGTCGCGACCGGCTTCCTCTCCTCGTACACCACCTACAGCACGTTCGCCCTCCAAACGGTCGACGCCCCGCTTACGTGGGGCGCCCTCAACGTGCTCGGAAGCTACGCCGTCGGGTTCGCCGCCGCCGTTCTCGGCCGCCGACTCGCGCTGGGGGGCGGACGATGA
- a CDS encoding CrcB family protein has protein sequence MIEALLVGVGGAVGAVSRYLVGLALGDVEGPFPFETLAVNVVGSFLLGWVTFAGFGEGTLLVVGVGTCGAFTTFSSFSVDTVRLAEDETVVLAAGYALVNLLLSVGGVGLAALVATV, from the coding sequence ATGATCGAGGCGCTTCTCGTCGGCGTCGGCGGGGCGGTCGGCGCGGTGTCGCGGTACCTCGTCGGCCTCGCCCTCGGGGACGTGGAGGGGCCGTTCCCGTTCGAGACGCTCGCGGTCAACGTGGTCGGGAGCTTCCTGCTGGGCTGGGTGACGTTCGCCGGGTTCGGCGAGGGGACCCTGCTGGTCGTCGGCGTCGGGACCTGTGGCGCGTTCACGACGTTCTCGTCGTTCTCGGTCGACACGGTTCGACTCGCGGAGGACGAAACGGTGGTGCTCGCCGCGGGCTACGCGCTGGTCAACCTCCTCCTCTCGGTCGGCGGGGTCGGCCTCGCCGCGCTCGTCGCGACAGTATAG
- a CDS encoding HTH domain-containing protein: MATEEVPDTLAALAEKMATEYRESEYEIALALANAQEPLSTEELAEETGYTERTIKKRVDTLEEELGGDPLLRRDDEDRPVLHPTLANAVREHAAS; encoded by the coding sequence ATGGCAACCGAGGAGGTCCCGGATACGTTGGCCGCGCTCGCCGAGAAGATGGCGACGGAGTACCGCGAGTCGGAGTACGAGATCGCGCTCGCGCTCGCGAACGCACAAGAGCCGCTATCGACCGAGGAACTCGCCGAGGAGACGGGCTACACCGAGCGCACGATCAAAAAGCGGGTCGACACCCTCGAGGAGGAACTCGGGGGCGACCCGCTGCTTCGGCGGGACGACGAGGACCGACCGGTGTTGCATCCGACGCTCGCGAACGCGGTTCGAGAACACGCGGCAAGTTAG
- a CDS encoding MaoC/PaaZ C-terminal domain-containing protein: MAYSYEPHHFEDFEVGQTFESVGRTVTEADFVLHSAFSGDWTELHTNRHYADGEYFGERVAHGPMTFVLATGFVYRCGFLERTVLAFLGMNYMDIPAPVRTNDTVSLDMEVTGKKELSSREDSGLVTIDTEMTNQDGGTVFAGDMKFLIKRRE, from the coding sequence ATGGCCTACAGCTACGAGCCACACCACTTCGAGGACTTCGAGGTCGGTCAGACGTTCGAGAGCGTCGGGCGCACGGTGACGGAGGCGGATTTCGTTCTCCACTCGGCGTTCTCGGGCGACTGGACCGAACTCCACACGAACCGCCACTACGCCGACGGGGAGTACTTCGGCGAGCGGGTCGCCCACGGTCCGATGACGTTCGTCCTCGCCACCGGGTTCGTCTACCGGTGTGGCTTCCTCGAACGCACCGTGTTGGCCTTTTTGGGTATGAACTACATGGACATCCCCGCGCCCGTGCGGACGAACGACACCGTCTCGCTCGACATGGAGGTCACGGGGAAAAAGGAGCTGTCGAGCCGCGAGGACTCGGGGCTGGTGACCATCGACACGGAGATGACCAATCAGGACGGCGGGACGGTCTTCGCCGGCGACATGAAGTTCCTGATCAAACGCCGGGAGTGA
- a CDS encoding sodium:proline symporter: protein MVSSTGAIALVVVTVAATAVLGLWYSRGTDSIEEFISARDSVGTRTLVATLLASNMGGWILFSPAEAGAAFGGVTAVAGYALGSAAASLVYVVVGPRIRRLIPEGHTLTEYAFVRYGPAMYAYVLLVSVAFMFVSLAANMTGIVGVLSLVAGVPAWQTAGLVGGFVLLYTAYGGLRASIFTDTVQLLVVLPLLGVVFAVTLFTLGGPGPIGRTVATTDPTLLDPGFVPGLLFGVYIVVAIAGAELLNQSWWQRVYAAEDGETVRRSFAISGLAVAPIVLVAGLFGVAAAGFDLLEGPGDASVALFVLVLETLPEWVGLVVVLLAVLLVMSTADTLFNAIASVVTADLPRLLDSPSERSLTLAARLTTVAVALGAILIGARAYSVLALFLTADLFAVAAAVPLVYGLYSMRASEYGMLAASVAGLLVGLAYLPTTHGLLSALVPLPEPSFLRAFLGAAAVSAGLAVLSARLTDARFDPGALSREIGLLGSDHAVDDD from the coding sequence ATGGTGAGTTCGACGGGAGCGATCGCGCTGGTCGTCGTGACGGTCGCGGCGACGGCCGTGCTCGGCCTCTGGTATTCTCGGGGAACGGACTCGATCGAGGAGTTCATCAGCGCGCGCGACTCGGTCGGGACCCGGACGCTGGTCGCGACGCTGCTCGCCTCGAACATGGGCGGGTGGATCCTGTTCAGCCCCGCGGAGGCGGGCGCGGCGTTCGGCGGCGTCACCGCCGTCGCGGGCTACGCGCTCGGCAGCGCCGCCGCGAGCCTGGTCTACGTCGTCGTGGGCCCGCGGATCCGTCGGCTGATCCCCGAGGGCCACACCCTCACCGAGTACGCTTTCGTTCGATATGGCCCCGCGATGTACGCCTACGTCCTGCTGGTCAGCGTCGCGTTCATGTTCGTCTCGCTGGCGGCGAACATGACCGGCATCGTCGGCGTCCTCTCGCTGGTCGCGGGCGTCCCGGCGTGGCAGACCGCCGGACTGGTCGGCGGGTTCGTCCTCCTCTATACGGCCTACGGCGGGTTGCGAGCCAGCATCTTCACCGACACCGTCCAGTTGCTGGTCGTCCTCCCGCTTCTGGGCGTGGTCTTCGCCGTCACACTGTTCACCCTCGGCGGCCCCGGCCCGATCGGGCGGACGGTCGCTACTACCGACCCGACGCTGCTCGATCCCGGCTTCGTCCCCGGCCTGCTGTTTGGAGTATATATCGTCGTGGCCATCGCCGGGGCCGAACTGCTCAACCAGTCGTGGTGGCAGCGCGTCTACGCCGCCGAGGACGGCGAGACGGTGCGACGCTCCTTTGCGATCTCCGGGCTGGCGGTCGCCCCGATCGTCCTCGTCGCCGGGCTGTTCGGCGTCGCCGCCGCCGGGTTCGACCTCCTCGAGGGGCCGGGCGACGCGAGCGTCGCGCTGTTCGTGCTCGTCCTCGAGACGCTGCCCGAGTGGGTCGGCCTCGTCGTGGTCCTGCTCGCCGTCCTGCTGGTGATGAGCACCGCCGACACCCTGTTCAACGCGATCGCGAGCGTCGTCACCGCCGATCTGCCGCGGCTGCTGGATTCGCCCTCCGAACGCTCGCTGACGCTCGCCGCACGGCTCACGACCGTCGCGGTCGCGCTCGGGGCGATCCTCATCGGCGCGCGGGCATACAGCGTCCTCGCACTGTTCCTCACGGCGGACCTCTTCGCCGTCGCGGCGGCCGTCCCGCTGGTCTACGGGCTCTACTCGATGCGCGCGAGCGAGTACGGCATGCTCGCCGCGAGCGTCGCTGGCCTGCTCGTCGGGCTGGCGTACCTGCCGACGACGCACGGTCTGCTGTCGGCGCTCGTCCCGCTCCCCGAACCCTCGTTCCTCCGTGCGTTTCTGGGTGCCGCGGCGGTGTCGGCCGGCCTCGCCGTCCTGTCGGCTCGGCTGACCGACGCCCGCTTCGATCCGGGCGCGCTCTCGCGGGAGATCGGTCTCCTCGGGTCGGATCACGCCGTCGACGACGATTAG
- a CDS encoding DUF488 domain-containing protein, which translates to MTRGTVSETYHAALSHGFADVPEDATRVGVVRRPTAWFSGEVDENVPELGPPEELLEEFKRRHEDFKMQGMCDEGAHNAAWEEVRFEERYREHLDSPEADAALSDLAQRVANGESVVLVCFEKGTKRCHRHALEAELTARLDRD; encoded by the coding sequence ATGACCCGTGGAACGGTCTCGGAGACGTACCACGCGGCGCTTTCCCACGGCTTCGCCGACGTACCCGAGGACGCCACCCGTGTCGGCGTCGTTCGCCGGCCGACGGCGTGGTTCTCCGGGGAGGTCGACGAGAACGTCCCCGAACTCGGCCCGCCCGAGGAGCTACTCGAGGAGTTCAAACGGCGCCACGAGGACTTCAAGATGCAGGGGATGTGCGACGAGGGAGCGCACAACGCCGCCTGGGAGGAGGTGCGCTTCGAGGAGCGGTACCGCGAGCACCTCGACTCGCCCGAAGCGGACGCGGCGCTCTCGGACCTCGCCCAACGGGTCGCGAACGGCGAGAGCGTCGTCCTCGTCTGTTTCGAGAAGGGCACCAAACGATGTCACCGCCACGCGCTCGAGGCGGAACTGACGGCCCGACTCGACCGGGACTAA
- a CDS encoding alpha/beta fold hydrolase: MIGTPLRRGRWADHPYVAVGDGPRTLLIVPGLNDPLCRVTDRLWFSLLVATYCDRYTGRHTVAMVSRPSGLPENASTRDLAAGYAKVLDEIGPADVLGLSMGGFLVEHLAADYPELVENAILGLAAARLSEHGREIVERWREHAERGEFRPIYEEAAGAVAGGLRGPPVRGAARLYGLLASQSRVDRRDFLVSADACLAHDATDRLGDIEVPTLVIGGTEDPFFTPERYRETVRGIPEVEFVEIEEAGHEAVLDRRREFDGAIREFLYD; the protein is encoded by the coding sequence GTGATCGGAACCCCCCTCCGTCGTGGGCGGTGGGCCGACCACCCCTACGTCGCCGTCGGCGACGGGCCGCGGACCCTGTTGATCGTTCCGGGCCTCAACGACCCGCTCTGTCGGGTCACCGACCGACTCTGGTTCAGCCTGCTCGTCGCGACCTACTGCGACCGATACACGGGTCGCCACACGGTGGCGATGGTGAGCCGTCCCTCCGGACTCCCCGAGAACGCCTCGACGCGCGATCTGGCGGCGGGGTACGCGAAGGTGCTCGACGAAATCGGCCCCGCGGACGTGCTGGGGCTCTCGATGGGCGGCTTCCTCGTCGAGCACCTCGCGGCCGACTACCCCGAACTCGTCGAAAACGCGATCCTCGGGCTGGCCGCCGCCCGCCTGAGCGAGCATGGACGCGAAATCGTCGAGCGATGGCGCGAACACGCCGAGCGGGGGGAGTTCCGACCGATCTACGAGGAGGCCGCGGGCGCGGTGGCAGGCGGCCTCCGGGGGCCACCGGTCAGGGGTGCGGCACGGCTCTACGGCCTGCTCGCGTCCCAGTCACGGGTCGACCGGCGGGACTTCCTCGTTTCGGCCGACGCCTGCCTCGCCCACGACGCGACCGATCGCCTCGGCGACATCGAGGTCCCGACGCTCGTGATCGGCGGGACCGAGGACCCGTTTTTCACGCCCGAGCGCTACCGCGAGACCGTTCGCGGGATCCCCGAGGTCGAGTTCGTCGAGATCGAGGAGGCGGGCCACGAGGCGGTCCTCGACCGACGGCGCGAGTTCGACGGCGCGATTCGCGAGTTCCTCTACGACTGA
- a CDS encoding enoyl-CoA hydratase/isomerase family protein: protein MQIADNDDGVRRITFDRPDVLNAFTTETAAELADVLAESDPTEQDAIVLTGEGRAFSAGGDIESMAAREETPEEAYERIDETFGRLAEEALSCRVPIVARINGDAVGAGMAIVALTDFAYAVESAGFSAAFVRVGLIPDTGGTFLLPRLVGLRAAKDLAFTGRFFDAAEATDLGLINGVVAEDELDERIDDLLDTLRKRPTRTIGLAKRTIHANLGRGWEGALDYENVVQSQAYGTQEHGEGVDAFLEDRDPDFQS, encoded by the coding sequence ATGCAGATCGCCGACAACGACGACGGCGTTCGACGGATCACGTTCGACCGCCCCGACGTCCTGAACGCCTTCACGACCGAGACTGCCGCCGAACTCGCCGACGTGCTCGCCGAAAGCGATCCGACCGAGCAGGACGCGATCGTTCTCACCGGCGAGGGACGGGCGTTCAGCGCCGGAGGCGACATCGAGTCGATGGCCGCCCGCGAGGAGACCCCCGAGGAGGCCTACGAGCGCATCGACGAGACGTTCGGCCGCCTCGCCGAGGAGGCGCTCTCGTGTCGGGTGCCGATCGTCGCCCGGATCAACGGCGACGCGGTCGGCGCGGGGATGGCGATCGTCGCGCTCACCGATTTCGCCTACGCAGTCGAGTCCGCGGGCTTCAGCGCCGCGTTCGTCCGCGTGGGACTGATCCCCGACACCGGCGGGACCTTCCTCCTACCGCGACTCGTCGGCCTGCGGGCGGCGAAGGACCTCGCCTTTACGGGTCGCTTCTTCGACGCCGCGGAGGCGACGGACCTCGGGCTGATCAACGGGGTCGTCGCCGAGGACGAACTCGACGAGCGGATCGACGACCTGCTCGACACCCTGCGAAAGCGTCCAACGAGGACGATCGGGCTGGCCAAACGGACGATCCACGCGAACCTCGGACGGGGATGGGAGGGGGCGCTCGACTACGAGAACGTCGTCCAGTCGCAGGCCTACGGCACGCAGGAGCACGGCGAGGGCGTCGACGCGTTCCTCGAGGACCGCGATCCGGACTTTCAGTCGTAG
- a CDS encoding DUF87 domain-containing protein, whose amino-acid sequence MSEERVTVGTADDGESVEMPVVQLLTGRGFVTGKSGSGKSNTASVVVEELLEAGYPVLIVDTDGEYYGLKEEYELLHAGADEECDIQVGPEHAEKVAELALEQNVPTILDVSGYLDETAADDLLRETARHLFAKEKKLKKPFLLVVEEVHEYIPEGGGMDETGRMLIKIGKRGRKHGLGIVGISQRPADVKKDFITQANWLVWHRLTWDNDTKVVGRIVGSEYGERVSDLDAGEAFLQTDWTDGDVRQVQFKRKRTFDAGATPGLDDFERPELKSVSDGLVGDLQSITEDQQRERERVAELERELAQRDRRIEQLERELDSARDVSEAARQMADALSGETPIGSAQATLPDVGMDEELERLRSENSALEAEVEELRERLDGTRNDGEGDRPRDEGVGGIEGGETTDDDAEAVGVAAEIEAASRRSLCNEAQTWAVIESLAERGSATASEVGTEVAAPFQHVWTLLLELRGCSCVEWRSDGTYTLSPVARELVLESADPLSV is encoded by the coding sequence ATGAGCGAGGAACGGGTGACGGTCGGCACCGCGGACGACGGCGAGAGCGTCGAAATGCCGGTCGTTCAGCTTCTGACCGGACGCGGATTCGTCACCGGCAAGTCGGGATCGGGGAAGTCGAACACCGCGAGCGTCGTCGTCGAGGAACTGCTGGAGGCGGGCTATCCCGTTCTGATCGTCGACACCGACGGCGAATACTACGGACTGAAAGAGGAGTACGAACTGCTGCACGCCGGCGCCGACGAGGAGTGTGACATCCAGGTTGGTCCCGAACACGCAGAGAAGGTCGCCGAACTCGCCCTGGAGCAGAACGTCCCCACGATCCTCGACGTCTCGGGCTACCTCGACGAGACCGCGGCCGACGACCTCCTGCGCGAGACCGCCCGTCACCTCTTCGCCAAGGAGAAGAAGCTCAAAAAACCGTTTCTGCTCGTCGTCGAGGAGGTCCACGAGTACATCCCCGAGGGGGGCGGGATGGACGAGACGGGGCGAATGCTGATCAAGATCGGAAAACGCGGACGGAAACACGGCCTCGGCATCGTCGGAATCAGCCAGCGCCCCGCCGACGTGAAAAAGGACTTCATCACCCAAGCGAACTGGCTGGTCTGGCACCGCCTGACGTGGGACAACGACACCAAAGTGGTCGGACGGATCGTGGGAAGCGAGTACGGCGAGCGCGTCTCGGATCTCGACGCCGGCGAGGCGTTCCTCCAGACCGACTGGACCGACGGCGACGTTCGGCAGGTGCAGTTCAAGCGAAAACGGACGTTCGACGCGGGGGCCACGCCGGGGCTCGACGACTTCGAGCGTCCCGAACTCAAGTCCGTCAGCGACGGACTCGTCGGCGACCTCCAGTCGATCACTGAGGACCAACAGCGCGAGCGGGAACGGGTCGCGGAACTCGAACGCGAACTCGCCCAGCGGGACCGCCGGATCGAGCAGTTGGAACGCGAACTCGACTCCGCCCGCGACGTGAGCGAGGCGGCCCGACAGATGGCCGACGCCCTGTCGGGCGAGACGCCGATCGGATCGGCGCAGGCGACGCTCCCCGACGTGGGGATGGACGAGGAACTCGAACGACTGCGCTCGGAGAACTCCGCGCTCGAGGCCGAGGTCGAGGAGCTTCGCGAGCGCCTCGATGGTACTCGGAATGATGGGGAAGGCGACCGGCCGCGGGACGAGGGAGTCGGCGGCATCGAGGGGGGCGAGACGACGGACGACGACGCCGAGGCCGTGGGGGTCGCCGCCGAGATCGAGGCCGCAAGCCGGCGGTCGCTCTGTAACGAGGCCCAGACGTGGGCCGTCATCGAGTCGCTCGCCGAACGCGGGAGTGCGACCGCCAGCGAGGTCGGTACCGAAGTAGCTGCACCGTTCCAGCACGTCTGGACCCTCCTTCTGGAGCTTCGGGGCTGTTCCTGTGTCGAGTGGCGCTCGGACGGAACGTACACGCTCTCGCCCGTCGCGCGCGAACTCGTCCTCGAGAGCGCCGATCCGCTCTCGGTCTGA
- a CDS encoding helix-turn-helix domain-containing protein — MIEECLVVEFRVTGDDCPLARATREANATVECRPPQARRDGNALLRFSVRGGADALVERLDEDEDIRYLHVSTVNGAANVRCLSKHPCVVHRLVDVGFMAESLQYRGGVETYLGAVVGHDVLRGVLAAAGEAVGVTLERVYPLGTGNDTPVAQRWDLTPTQEAALETALDMGYFEIPRKATASEVAAELGIGTSALSERLRRGQGALFAQLFR, encoded by the coding sequence ATGATCGAGGAGTGTCTCGTCGTCGAGTTCCGGGTGACGGGCGACGACTGCCCGCTCGCACGGGCCACGCGGGAGGCGAACGCGACCGTCGAGTGTCGCCCGCCACAGGCCCGACGCGACGGCAACGCGCTGTTGCGGTTCAGCGTTCGGGGCGGGGCGGACGCGCTCGTCGAGCGTCTCGACGAGGACGAGGACATCCGGTACCTGCACGTCTCGACCGTAAACGGGGCTGCTAACGTCCGGTGTCTCTCGAAACACCCCTGCGTGGTCCACCGGCTCGTCGACGTGGGGTTCATGGCCGAATCGTTGCAGTACCGCGGGGGGGTCGAGACGTATCTGGGGGCGGTCGTCGGCCACGACGTCCTCAGGGGGGTTCTCGCGGCCGCGGGCGAGGCGGTCGGCGTCACCCTGGAACGGGTCTACCCGCTGGGGACGGGCAACGATACCCCCGTCGCGCAACGGTGGGACCTCACCCCGACTCAGGAGGCCGCCCTCGAGACGGCCCTCGACATGGGCTACTTCGAAATCCCTCGAAAAGCGACCGCGAGCGAGGTCGCAGCGGAACTCGGGATCGGCACGTCCGCCCTCTCGGAGCGGCTCCGTCGCGGGCAGGGCGCGCTGTTCGCCCAGCTCTTCCGGTGA
- a CDS encoding Phenylacetic acid catabolic protein, producing MDIEELKERAGPRAFSPKDDLSEEYRRAATRMIQFHANSEVMGGYLDKQFTRQAPSLDRKLACTAKVQDEIGHAQLLYRAAETLGVKTREEMLAELERGEGKFLNCFHYPVDSWYEAPMIDFFVDGGAMRRQATLKATSWEPYAHAMDKVCFEEGFHVKHGEDILRELMGSSRANRERVQETFDEWWPRIVQFFGPPNKDSKHNDFAQEVGLKTTSNDDLRQAFLNAYIPKAEKYGLELPDTPRIEYDERSGRYELEYDDLDWEEFWTIANNDYEGSAEQIGSRRRRHEAVAWVRESMDAWETSQEAPQVAD from the coding sequence ATGGACATCGAGGAGCTCAAAGAGCGCGCGGGTCCGCGGGCGTTCAGCCCGAAGGACGACCTGTCCGAGGAGTACAGGAGAGCAGCGACGCGCATGATCCAGTTCCACGCCAACAGCGAGGTGATGGGCGGATACCTCGACAAGCAGTTCACCCGTCAGGCGCCGAGCCTCGACCGGAAACTGGCATGTACGGCGAAGGTACAGGACGAGATCGGCCACGCCCAACTGCTGTACCGGGCCGCCGAGACACTGGGCGTGAAGACGCGCGAGGAGATGCTCGCTGAACTCGAACGCGGCGAGGGGAAGTTCCTGAACTGCTTTCACTACCCGGTCGATTCGTGGTACGAGGCGCCGATGATCGACTTCTTCGTCGACGGCGGGGCGATGCGCCGGCAGGCGACGCTGAAGGCGACGAGCTGGGAGCCCTACGCCCACGCGATGGACAAGGTCTGCTTCGAGGAGGGCTTTCACGTCAAACACGGCGAGGACATTCTGAGAGAGCTGATGGGCAGTTCGCGGGCGAACCGGGAGCGGGTACAGGAGACGTTCGACGAGTGGTGGCCCCGGATCGTCCAGTTCTTCGGGCCGCCGAACAAGGACAGCAAACACAACGACTTCGCCCAGGAGGTGGGGTTGAAGACGACGAGCAACGACGACCTCCGGCAGGCCTTCCTGAACGCCTACATCCCGAAGGCCGAGAAGTACGGACTGGAGCTTCCGGATACACCCCGGATCGAGTACGACGAGCGCTCCGGGAGATACGAACTGGAGTACGACGACCTGGACTGGGAGGAGTTCTGGACGATCGCGAACAACGACTACGAGGGGAGCGCAGAACAGATCGGATCGCGCCGACGGCGTCACGAGGCGGTGGCGTGGGTGCGCGAGTCGATGGACGCGTGGGAAACGAGTCAGGAAGCGCCACAGGTGGCCGATTGA
- the paaB gene encoding 1,2-phenylacetyl-CoA epoxidase subunit PaaB has protein sequence MIWEVFRQAKPGKYHTHCGNVHAPDREMAKLFAQIQHGRRMQTNSLWVVPQDEVSEVDSDEATFGGSTDKAYRWAMTYNRVDASFAAEVERSEEEQREAAKAREEP, from the coding sequence ATGATCTGGGAAGTGTTCAGACAGGCGAAACCGGGGAAGTACCACACCCACTGCGGGAACGTCCACGCCCCCGACCGGGAGATGGCGAAGCTGTTCGCCCAGATTCAACACGGCCGGCGGATGCAGACCAACAGCCTGTGGGTCGTCCCGCAGGATGAAGTGAGCGAGGTCGACAGTGATGAAGCGACCTTCGGCGGGAGCACGGACAAGGCGTACCGCTGGGCGATGACCTATAATAGAGTGGACGCGAGTTTCGCCGCCGAGGTCGAACGGAGCGAGGAGGAACAGCGCGAGGCCGCGAAAGCGAGGGAGGAGCCATGA
- the paaC gene encoding 1,2-phenylacetyl-CoA epoxidase subunit PaaC: protein MTPTEELLFRLADDEYVIAERYTEWQIYAPTIESDLALANIAQDEFGHARLWYDVLEERGYEEKDLLWERAPEDFRHSTLCELAFEEGDWADPVVRSYLYDTAERLRLEALVDSSEPAIASRVKKVLSEEDYHREHAQSWLERLAEGESRERVQAALDRLFPHALSLFDPGENEDKVISEGLRTESLAALREEWFAVTIPYLESLGLSVPEPEDVARPEIRGRDGSHTAEWFDLHASFTATYHELGFDEPTRLRGGGA from the coding sequence ATGACGCCCACGGAAGAGCTACTGTTTCGGCTCGCGGACGACGAGTACGTGATCGCAGAGCGCTACACCGAGTGGCAGATCTACGCGCCCACCATCGAGTCGGATCTCGCGCTGGCGAACATCGCACAGGACGAGTTCGGCCACGCCCGCCTGTGGTACGACGTCCTCGAAGAACGGGGCTACGAGGAGAAAGACCTCCTCTGGGAGCGCGCTCCCGAGGACTTCCGCCACAGCACGCTGTGTGAACTCGCCTTCGAGGAGGGCGACTGGGCCGATCCCGTCGTCCGGAGCTACCTCTACGACACCGCAGAACGCCTGCGGCTGGAGGCGCTGGTCGATTCGAGCGAGCCGGCGATCGCCTCCCGGGTGAAGAAGGTCCTCTCGGAGGAGGACTACCACCGCGAGCACGCCCAGAGCTGGCTCGAACGCCTCGCGGAGGGCGAGAGCCGCGAGCGCGTGCAGGCCGCGCTCGACCGGCTGTTCCCGCACGCGCTCTCGCTGTTCGACCCCGGCGAGAACGAGGACAAGGTCATTTCGGAGGGCTTGCGCACCGAGTCACTTGCCGCTCTCCGAGAGGAGTGGTTCGCGGTTACGATCCCGTATCTCGAATCGCTCGGTCTCTCCGTGCCCGAACCCGAGGACGTGGCGCGGCCCGAGATCCGTGGACGGGACGGTTCGCACACCGCCGAGTGGTTCGATCTCCACGCCTCGTTTACCGCGACGTACCACGAACTCGGCTTCGACGAGCCGACCCGACTCCGGGGTGGGGGCGCGTGA